One window of the Solibacillus isronensis genome contains the following:
- a CDS encoding MerR family transcriptional regulator, whose protein sequence is MKSIKTIAKEYALTPRTLRYYEELGILKPTRPHNGMRHYSKREEAKIKLIIRGKKYGFSMEEIKEMILLFDLDRTGIKQLERTIEYGQQKLKEIDQKIQELYEIRHEIEKTEAIFQEKLILLLEDQS, encoded by the coding sequence GTGAAATCCATTAAAACAATCGCTAAAGAATATGCACTCACACCGAGAACATTGCGCTACTATGAAGAACTCGGGATTTTGAAACCGACACGACCTCATAATGGAATGCGCCATTATTCCAAACGGGAGGAGGCAAAGATCAAGCTAATTATCCGCGGAAAAAAGTATGGCTTTTCTATGGAAGAAATTAAGGAAATGATTTTGCTTTTTGACCTTGATCGTACAGGTATTAAACAGCTGGAGCGGACAATCGAATACGGTCAGCAAAAATTAAAGGAAATTGACCAGAAGATTCAAGAGTTGTATGAAATCCGTCATGAAATCGAAAAGACGGAAGCTATTTTTCAGGAAAAACTAATTCTATTATTGGAGGACCAATCATGA
- a CDS encoding iron-siderophore ABC transporter substrate-binding protein: MKTKKFYSLMAMLFVAMGLLVVAGCSDKETSTDEKNSNETTGSSNSEDSATQYPIVIKHALGETVIEEKPERVASVAWANHDVALALGVVPVGFSAANYGVQDESGMLPWTAEKLKELGEENPNIYQDTDGIDFEAISDSNPDVILAAYSGLTQEEYDTLSEIAPVVAYPETPWVITWRDQILYNAKGMGMEEEGKQLIADTEKLIQDKANEFPEIKGKKAAFGMFNATDLSKFYIYTPADPRGELLEELGMEYPESIKAQVQDESSFYIELSAENADALNDAEILIAYGDDNTLKALQADPILGKVPAIKNGTVLIIPDNTPLAAAGNPNPLSIQYTIDEYVTLISEVAKKLK, translated from the coding sequence ATGAAAACGAAAAAGTTCTATTCTTTAATGGCAATGCTTTTCGTAGCAATGGGCTTACTAGTTGTTGCGGGTTGCTCAGATAAAGAAACAAGTACAGATGAGAAGAATTCAAATGAAACAACAGGTTCTTCGAATTCAGAAGATTCGGCAACGCAATATCCAATCGTAATTAAACATGCATTAGGTGAAACAGTAATTGAAGAAAAGCCGGAACGTGTAGCATCAGTTGCATGGGCAAACCATGATGTGGCACTTGCTCTAGGAGTAGTACCAGTAGGTTTCTCAGCAGCAAACTACGGTGTACAAGATGAAAGCGGAATGCTTCCATGGACAGCAGAAAAATTAAAAGAGCTTGGTGAAGAAAATCCGAATATTTACCAAGATACAGATGGTATAGATTTTGAAGCGATTTCAGATTCAAATCCGGATGTTATTTTAGCAGCATATTCAGGTCTTACACAAGAAGAGTACGATACATTAAGCGAGATTGCACCGGTCGTTGCATATCCGGAAACTCCATGGGTTATTACATGGCGTGACCAAATCCTATACAATGCTAAAGGTATGGGTATGGAAGAAGAAGGTAAACAATTAATCGCTGATACAGAAAAGTTAATTCAAGATAAAGCAAACGAATTCCCGGAAATCAAAGGTAAAAAAGCGGCATTCGGTATGTTTAACGCTACAGATTTATCGAAGTTCTATATTTATACACCAGCTGATCCACGCGGTGAATTACTGGAAGAGCTAGGCATGGAATATCCGGAAAGCATTAAAGCGCAAGTTCAGGATGAAAGCAGCTTCTATATTGAGTTAAGTGCAGAAAATGCAGATGCTTTAAATGATGCTGAAATTCTGATTGCATATGGCGATGACAACACATTAAAAGCACTTCAGGCAGATCCGATTTTAGGTAAAGTTCCTGCAATCAAAAATGGTACGGTTTTAATTATTCCTGACAACACACCACTTGCTGCTGCAGGAAATCCGAACCCACTGTCAATTCAATATACAATCGACGAGTATGTAACTTTAATTTCGGAAGTTGCAAAAAAGTTAAAGTAA
- a CDS encoding phosphomannomutase — translation MTVKWVKRSRVWILLEYLSGLLENRSRILEEVHTLFEHPGHLLEQTALILENRQYIRTNKIILELLRLY, via the coding sequence TTGACGGTAAAATGGGTGAAAAGAAGCCGTGTCTGGATTTTATTAGAATATTTGAGCGGGTTATTAGAAAATCGAAGCAGGATATTAGAAGAAGTACATACTTTATTCGAACATCCGGGACACTTATTAGAACAAACCGCACTTATATTAGAAAATCGGCAATATATTAGAACAAATAAAATTATATTAGAACTTCTGCGGTTATATTAG
- a CDS encoding ABC transporter ATP-binding protein, with product MKSTHTFQTENLVAGYDNKAILQGVSLAIPSNKISIIIGSNGCGKSTLLKTMARLIKPISGQVLLDDKSINKIPPKQLARVLGLLPQSPIVPEGITVADLVGRGRFPHQSFLKGWSTEDYDAVAEAMEMMNITELADSHIDELSGGQRQRVWIAMALAQQTDILFLDEPTTYLDITYQVEILDLLTDLNSKYGTTIVMVLHDINLSARYADYIFALHKGRLVSEGTPANVITSELIKDIFNLNCVVTQDPVSDSPSVVPIGRHHSKSGMLV from the coding sequence ATGAAATCGACACATACATTCCAAACGGAAAATCTTGTTGCAGGCTATGACAACAAAGCGATTTTACAAGGTGTTAGTCTAGCGATTCCAAGCAATAAAATCAGCATTATTATCGGTTCGAATGGCTGTGGGAAATCGACACTTTTAAAAACGATGGCACGATTAATCAAGCCAATCTCCGGCCAAGTATTGTTGGATGATAAATCAATTAACAAAATCCCGCCGAAGCAACTTGCACGTGTTTTAGGACTTCTTCCGCAATCACCGATCGTACCTGAAGGCATCACGGTTGCTGACTTAGTTGGCCGGGGCCGGTTTCCGCATCAGAGCTTTTTAAAGGGCTGGTCAACTGAGGATTATGATGCAGTTGCGGAAGCGATGGAAATGATGAACATTACCGAACTTGCCGACAGTCATATCGATGAGCTTTCAGGAGGGCAAAGACAACGTGTATGGATTGCAATGGCACTTGCACAGCAAACCGACATTTTGTTTTTGGACGAACCGACTACATACTTGGATATTACGTACCAAGTTGAGATTTTGGACTTATTGACGGATTTAAATAGTAAATACGGAACGACAATTGTAATGGTACTCCATGATATTAATTTATCCGCCCGCTATGCCGACTATATTTTTGCTTTACATAAAGGTCGACTTGTTTCAGAGGGTACACCAGCAAACGTAATTACGAGTGAATTGATCAAAGATATATTTAATTTAAACTGTGTTGTCACACAAGATCCTGTTTCGGATTCGCCTTCTGTTGTACCAATCGGAAGACACCATTCGAAATCCGGAATGCTCGTTTAG
- a CDS encoding class I adenylate-forming enzyme family protein produces the protein MNISNLLARHARKYPNQVAVISLGQETTYQQLDDQVNKIAGSLRASGIVKDDKVGIFMPNVQEFVALYFAIQRIGAVVVPINAKFVTREIEYVLNHSDAKAIFVHELIFEQAATIMFNGLKVKTGPAVHDWLSFNQFQEAAPNEVVCCDLVEDDNSTLLYTSGTTGNPKGVLLTNRNVLAVSHMIAIEMEVKPESRMLIMMPLTHSAPLNLFLVTAILVGATAVLTPTFTPDLLIDTVEKYKTTHFFGAPVAYLLTAGSPRIASADLSSMKWWVYGGAPLSEKEVVYIQQQFNTDNLVCVYGLTEAGPSGSILHAADHPHKAGSIGKRAPFGTELRVINALNEDVAPGEIGEIVLYGEGNMKEYYKNPEETKNIFVDGWVRSGDLARIDEDGYIYIVDRKKDVIISGGVNIYPKEIEDQLLLHDAIFEVAVFGVPHPEWGETVKAVYCAKVPVSEQEIREHLEGKIAAFKIPKIFEQTEALPRNASGKILKQQLRGEANASVSQ, from the coding sequence ATGAATATTTCTAATCTGTTAGCTCGTCATGCAAGAAAGTATCCGAATCAAGTTGCTGTCATTAGTCTCGGTCAGGAAACGACATATCAACAATTGGATGATCAAGTAAATAAAATTGCCGGCTCCTTGCGTGCAAGCGGAATCGTTAAAGACGATAAGGTCGGGATTTTTATGCCAAACGTGCAGGAGTTCGTCGCGCTTTACTTTGCCATTCAGCGTATTGGTGCTGTCGTTGTACCGATTAATGCCAAGTTTGTCACACGTGAAATTGAGTATGTGCTCAATCATAGCGATGCGAAGGCGATTTTTGTCCATGAGCTGATTTTCGAACAGGCCGCTACGATTATGTTCAATGGTCTAAAAGTAAAAACAGGTCCTGCTGTCCATGACTGGCTAAGCTTCAATCAATTCCAGGAAGCTGCCCCTAATGAAGTTGTATGCTGTGACTTAGTGGAGGATGATAATTCAACTTTACTTTATACATCCGGTACAACCGGCAATCCTAAAGGAGTTTTACTGACAAACCGCAATGTACTTGCTGTATCGCATATGATTGCAATTGAAATGGAAGTAAAACCTGAAAGCCGAATGCTGATTATGATGCCGTTAACTCATTCTGCTCCATTGAATTTATTTTTAGTTACCGCCATTTTAGTCGGGGCAACAGCTGTACTCACACCGACGTTTACGCCTGACTTGTTAATAGATACGGTAGAAAAATACAAAACGACGCACTTCTTCGGCGCACCTGTTGCCTACCTTCTAACGGCCGGTTCACCGCGTATCGCAAGTGCGGATCTATCTTCAATGAAATGGTGGGTGTACGGAGGCGCACCACTGTCTGAAAAAGAAGTCGTATATATTCAACAGCAGTTTAATACGGACAACTTAGTATGTGTGTACGGTCTAACGGAAGCAGGTCCGAGCGGTTCGATTTTACATGCTGCCGACCACCCTCACAAAGCAGGTAGTATCGGTAAGCGAGCACCATTTGGAACAGAGCTGCGTGTTATTAACGCATTAAATGAAGATGTAGCTCCAGGAGAAATTGGCGAAATCGTTTTATACGGTGAAGGTAATATGAAAGAATACTATAAAAATCCGGAAGAAACGAAAAACATTTTTGTTGATGGCTGGGTACGTTCAGGTGATTTAGCCCGTATTGATGAAGACGGCTATATTTACATTGTTGACCGTAAGAAAGATGTGATTATTTCCGGCGGCGTTAATATTTATCCGAAAGAAATTGAAGATCAGCTACTTCTGCATGACGCTATTTTTGAAGTAGCGGTGTTCGGCGTACCGCATCCTGAATGGGGTGAAACAGTAAAAGCGGTTTACTGTGCGAAAGTCCCTGTTTCCGAGCAGGAAATTCGCGAGCACTTAGAAGGTAAAATTGCCGCATTCAAAATCCCGAAAATTTTTGAACAAACTGAAGCACTTCCGCGCAATGCTTCCGGGAAAATATTAAAACAGCAGCTAAGAGGTGAAGCAAATGCAAGTGTTAGCCAATAA
- a CDS encoding acyl-CoA dehydrogenase family protein, protein MQVLANKREKSQNFYKFDQTLHQLLQQKLSPFFYRYADERLTAFGALCAGPIDARAKVTDREGEPRLRRYNAYGDEVSEVIVNEGYKQTVAETYATGIVGYVHKDIPELGHKGNYVYSFAQGYLLSQTEPGFYCPVTLTMATAYLFEHYASEELKQKFMPHICATGDTELFEGATFLTERQGGSDVGANVVEARFEQGEWRLYGEKYFASNAGMCGVAMVLARQTNNSKQGSRGLTLFAVPWRDDDGELNHITIRRLKDKLGVKAVPSGEVEFNGAKAYVVGDPSKGIYYMLEALNLSRICNAAASVGIMKRALDEAVHYTNGRIAFGQTVAEFPMVKHTLGALHAKWHASLVALFDLVSRYDEVVSGNASEEEQQLVRLLIALVKKETAEWAIEFTHEAIELHGGNGYIEDFVLPRLLRDAQVLTVWEGTANILAHELIRLVQKNAHITLLHELQQTNHPYLQQLASVVEQRFAVFVTLDPAMQTLEAKPLMQELARLYEAVVSVKHGETAGEREQMLAEIYIEEQFDQKPFGEVPLTVKGFEILNS, encoded by the coding sequence ATGCAAGTGTTAGCCAATAAACGTGAAAAGAGCCAGAACTTTTATAAATTTGATCAAACATTGCATCAGCTATTACAGCAAAAGCTTTCGCCATTTTTTTACCGTTATGCAGATGAACGGCTTACTGCATTCGGTGCGCTTTGTGCCGGACCAATTGATGCCCGTGCCAAAGTGACGGACCGGGAAGGTGAACCGAGATTACGCCGCTATAATGCATACGGTGATGAAGTAAGTGAAGTCATTGTGAATGAGGGCTACAAACAAACGGTTGCCGAGACTTATGCAACAGGGATTGTCGGCTATGTGCATAAAGACATTCCTGAATTAGGTCACAAAGGCAATTATGTATACAGCTTTGCGCAAGGCTATTTATTGTCGCAAACTGAACCCGGCTTTTACTGTCCTGTTACATTGACGATGGCCACTGCGTATTTATTCGAGCACTATGCATCTGAAGAGCTGAAACAGAAGTTTATGCCGCATATTTGTGCAACAGGCGATACGGAATTATTTGAGGGGGCTACGTTTTTAACGGAGCGTCAAGGGGGCTCAGATGTCGGTGCGAACGTCGTGGAAGCGCGATTTGAACAAGGTGAATGGCGTTTATACGGTGAAAAGTACTTTGCATCGAATGCCGGGATGTGCGGCGTTGCGATGGTGCTTGCTCGCCAGACGAACAATTCCAAACAGGGCTCACGCGGCTTAACGTTGTTTGCTGTTCCATGGCGTGACGACGATGGAGAGCTAAACCACATTACGATCCGCCGTTTGAAAGATAAGCTTGGCGTAAAAGCAGTACCATCTGGAGAAGTCGAGTTTAATGGTGCAAAAGCATATGTTGTGGGCGATCCGTCCAAAGGAATCTACTATATGCTCGAGGCGCTCAACCTATCCCGTATTTGCAATGCCGCAGCATCTGTCGGCATTATGAAACGCGCACTGGATGAAGCGGTCCACTATACAAACGGGCGTATCGCTTTTGGCCAGACTGTTGCCGAGTTCCCTATGGTGAAGCATACGTTAGGCGCACTGCACGCAAAATGGCATGCATCACTTGTCGCGTTGTTTGATTTAGTGTCGCGCTATGATGAAGTTGTCAGCGGGAATGCTTCAGAGGAAGAACAGCAGCTTGTCCGCCTATTGATTGCGTTAGTGAAAAAGGAAACCGCAGAATGGGCAATTGAGTTCACGCATGAAGCGATCGAACTTCATGGCGGTAACGGCTATATTGAGGATTTCGTGCTCCCTCGCCTGCTTCGCGATGCTCAAGTATTGACTGTTTGGGAAGGAACAGCGAACATTTTGGCACATGAACTTATTCGCCTCGTGCAAAAGAATGCGCATATTACGCTTCTTCATGAATTACAGCAAACGAACCATCCGTATTTGCAGCAGCTTGCCTCTGTCGTGGAGCAGCGTTTTGCAGTGTTTGTCACACTGGATCCGGCAATGCAAACACTTGAGGCAAAACCGCTTATGCAGGAGCTTGCCCGTTTATACGAAGCGGTTGTCTCGGTGAAGCATGGTGAAACTGCCGGTGAACGTGAACAGATGTTGGCGGAAATTTATATCGAAGAACAGTTTGATCAGAAGCCTTTTGGTGAAGTGCCGTTAACGGTGAAAGGGTTTGAGATATTGAATAGTTGA
- a CDS encoding NAD(P)/FAD-dependent oxidoreductase — protein MNDIYDVTIIGGGPSGLYSAFYAGLRDLKTKIIEFQPTLGGKLHVYPEKIIWDIGGMPPTPAQQVIENLIKQGLTFKPTVCLNTKVDFITKKEDIFVIETSSGEKHYSKKVIVAVGGGIISPIKLHIEGAEKYEVSNLHYTIRGIQSFKDKSLLISGGGNSAIDWAKDLIGIAKQITVIYRGEKLSAHEAQIRHLQDNGVPIITNTQIKTLVANETKTKIEEVILENVVTKETSKIVVDDVLVNHGYDRDSSFTFDTALSPEKDKDYDYYYLTDGKGLTSVDGIYAVGDISKYDNKVYLITGTFQDAVNAINAIKISLEPTADQYAKVSSHNEVFEKRNRELMKDMLVNG, from the coding sequence ATGAACGATATTTATGATGTAACGATAATTGGCGGTGGTCCTAGCGGATTATACAGTGCGTTCTATGCAGGGTTGAGAGATTTAAAAACGAAAATTATTGAATTTCAGCCGACGCTCGGCGGGAAGCTTCACGTTTATCCTGAAAAGATCATTTGGGATATCGGCGGTATGCCTCCAACACCAGCACAGCAAGTCATTGAAAATCTCATTAAACAGGGACTGACATTTAAGCCAACCGTATGTCTAAATACGAAAGTCGATTTCATCACAAAAAAAGAAGATATATTTGTGATTGAGACAAGTTCAGGCGAAAAACACTATTCGAAAAAAGTGATTGTTGCAGTAGGCGGGGGCATTATTAGCCCGATTAAATTGCATATTGAAGGCGCGGAAAAGTATGAAGTATCGAACTTGCATTATACAATTCGAGGCATTCAAAGCTTTAAGGACAAGTCACTGCTGATTTCAGGCGGAGGCAACTCGGCGATTGACTGGGCAAAGGACCTGATCGGTATTGCCAAGCAGATTACCGTCATTTACAGAGGCGAAAAGCTATCTGCGCACGAAGCACAAATCCGTCATTTACAGGATAATGGCGTTCCTATCATTACAAATACACAGATTAAAACACTTGTAGCGAATGAAACGAAGACAAAAATAGAAGAAGTTATTTTGGAAAATGTCGTAACAAAGGAAACATCGAAAATCGTAGTGGATGATGTCCTTGTAAACCACGGCTATGACCGGGATTCTTCATTTACTTTTGATACGGCACTTTCTCCGGAAAAAGATAAAGACTATGATTATTATTATTTGACGGACGGTAAAGGGCTGACATCGGTTGACGGTATTTACGCTGTTGGCGATATTTCCAAATATGACAATAAAGTATATTTAATTACCGGTACATTCCAGGATGCTGTTAATGCGATCAATGCCATCAAAATTAGCCTTGAACCAACAGCAGATCAGTATGCAAAAGTTTCTTCGCATAATGAAGTATTCGAAAAACGTAACCGTGAACTGATGAAGGACATGCTAGTGAATGGCTAG
- a CDS encoding FecCD family ABC transporter permease, whose amino-acid sequence MMNETMKTIKTSRLKRKRRFILMTSLMAIISLVLCGLMLMLGNTIYPVQDVIKVLLGEQVKGATFAVNTIRFPRMVAGLFAGFAFGVGGYIFQTMLRNPLANPNVIGITTGSSAAAVFCIIVLNASNTAVSIAAVIGGLATAIFIYLLAKGTSFSIGRLILIGIGIQAMLTAFINYLMLIGDTHDIPAAMRWLSGSLNGAKLTNLYPLILIVCICTPILMYFAKRLEMLELGEQAATSLGVNTNQTRVILIITSVLMIALATAATGPIAFISFLAGPIAKKLVGVGFSGLIPAGLIGVILVLAADLIGQFAFETRYPVGVITGIIGAPYLIYLLIRINRKGDL is encoded by the coding sequence ATGATGAATGAAACGATGAAGACGATTAAGACGTCAAGATTAAAAAGAAAACGCCGGTTTATATTGATGACTTCCTTGATGGCAATCATTTCGCTAGTACTTTGCGGTTTGATGCTTATGCTCGGCAACACGATTTATCCGGTACAGGATGTCATAAAGGTTTTACTAGGTGAACAAGTGAAGGGAGCAACCTTTGCGGTAAATACAATTCGTTTCCCGAGAATGGTAGCCGGTTTGTTTGCGGGCTTTGCATTTGGAGTCGGGGGTTATATTTTCCAGACCATGCTGCGCAACCCGCTGGCAAATCCAAATGTAATCGGAATTACAACAGGTTCAAGTGCTGCAGCTGTATTTTGTATCATTGTATTAAATGCAAGCAATACGGCCGTATCCATCGCAGCGGTAATCGGAGGCCTTGCAACAGCTATCTTTATTTATCTGCTGGCAAAAGGCACTTCCTTTTCGATTGGTCGACTTATTTTAATCGGTATCGGCATTCAGGCGATGCTGACTGCCTTTATCAACTATTTAATGCTTATCGGGGATACACATGATATACCGGCTGCAATGAGATGGCTGAGCGGAAGTTTAAATGGTGCAAAATTAACGAACTTATATCCACTAATTCTTATCGTGTGTATTTGCACACCGATTTTAATGTATTTTGCGAAGCGTCTGGAAATGCTGGAGCTTGGTGAACAGGCGGCGACGTCTCTAGGCGTCAATACAAATCAAACGAGAGTCATTCTTATTATTACGTCGGTGCTCATGATTGCATTGGCGACTGCTGCAACGGGTCCGATTGCCTTTATATCATTTTTGGCAGGTCCGATTGCAAAGAAATTAGTAGGTGTCGGATTTTCAGGTCTTATTCCTGCAGGTTTAATCGGTGTTATTTTAGTACTGGCGGCAGATCTTATCGGACAGTTTGCTTTTGAGACACGCTATCCGGTAGGGGTCATTACAGGGATAATCGGTGCACCATACTTAATTTATTTATTAATCCGTATTAATCGGAAAGGAGATTTATGA
- a CDS encoding FecCD family ABC transporter permease, which yields MKSTSVLDKKQIMVPRNFIKVLLLLIILLGLCILASLVFGSRMISWTDLLNGLFHSEAQSHEANVVRQRVVRTIFCLLCGAALGVSGALMQSVTRNPIADPSILGVNTGASLFVVCGIAFLNISSANQYIWLAIAGAFITAIFVFGIGSMGKGGATPLKLVLAGAATSAILSSLVVAVMIPRTNVMDQFRFWQVGSVGSGSWDTITLFIPFIVVGLFIALITAPALNAMALGDDVATGLGVRTGTVRIVAALGGVLLCGAATALAGPIGFIGLLATHIVRLVVGPDLRYIIPMSALSGAIILTFSDVIGRLLGSPSELEVGIVTAFIGAPILILITMKAKMRAI from the coding sequence ATGAAAAGTACATCCGTTTTAGATAAGAAGCAAATTATGGTGCCGCGTAATTTTATAAAAGTATTATTGCTTTTAATTATTTTACTCGGACTATGTATACTAGCATCACTTGTATTTGGTTCGCGGATGATTAGCTGGACAGATCTTCTGAATGGGCTATTCCATTCAGAAGCTCAGTCTCATGAAGCGAACGTCGTAAGGCAGCGTGTGGTAAGAACTATTTTCTGCTTACTATGTGGTGCAGCATTAGGAGTTTCCGGTGCGCTTATGCAATCGGTAACACGTAACCCTATTGCAGATCCAAGTATTTTAGGTGTAAACACAGGGGCATCCCTTTTTGTCGTTTGCGGCATTGCCTTCTTGAATATCAGTTCAGCAAATCAGTATATTTGGCTTGCGATAGCGGGAGCTTTTATTACCGCTATTTTTGTATTTGGAATTGGTTCAATGGGGAAAGGTGGCGCAACACCATTAAAACTCGTGTTGGCAGGTGCAGCTACGAGTGCAATTTTATCATCACTGGTCGTTGCAGTCATGATACCAAGAACGAATGTAATGGATCAGTTCAGATTTTGGCAAGTCGGAAGTGTCGGTTCCGGCAGCTGGGATACAATCACGTTATTTATTCCATTTATAGTAGTAGGACTATTTATTGCCTTAATTACAGCTCCGGCATTAAATGCGATGGCATTAGGTGACGATGTTGCGACAGGGCTGGGTGTACGCACAGGTACTGTAAGAATTGTAGCGGCATTAGGTGGCGTATTATTATGTGGTGCTGCAACGGCATTGGCAGGTCCAATCGGCTTTATTGGTTTATTAGCTACACATATCGTACGTCTCGTAGTGGGCCCTGATCTACGTTATATTATTCCGATGTCAGCATTGTCGGGGGCAATTATTTTAACCTTTTCCGATGTAATCGGAAGGCTTCTTGGCAGTCCAAGTGAGCTCGAAGTTGGAATTGTGACGGCCTTTATAGGTGCGCCGATTCTAATTTTAATTACGATGAAAGCGAAAATGCGTGCAATATGA